The genomic segment ATCCAGCCTTTTAATGGCACGTCCTCTTCTGTTGGGGATGTGTAGCCGTGAATGCCAGAAGGGGAATGCCGGCACATTTGCTTTCGGATTGGACTTAGTTCCTCCCAGAAATTTTCCACATTGCAGTCGCCGCGCGCTTGAAGCCAGCGATAAGCGTATCCGTAGAAGATCACCTTGCGGGGTTGCGTCCAATAATTTGCACTCGCCGAATGCCACAACCGCCGGTCAAAAATAACGGCTGATCCCCGGGGAGCGAGGACGGGTATGGCGCCTTTTACCATCTGATTGCGATTTCCGTTCGGCCAAATCATCTTGTCTTTTAACTGGCTTCCCGGTATGACGTGAAAGTTGCCGCGTCCCGGTTCGCTTGTATCCGATAGAAAGTAGGCCACTTTGACCGATAAGCGCGGCCTTGGGCTTGTCTCCATCTCTTGATTCACGCGCCCGGTATCTTGATGCCAGCCGATTCCCAAACCGCGTTTGCTATCCGGTGGTTCGGGAGGCGTGACGTCCATGTGTGCCAGATAGATTTGAATATTCCATCCCAAAATCCCCCAGACTTTTGGAAATGTGGTGTAGTGATCTATCAGGTCAATAAATACCTGATCCCGCCCTATGAAGTCGAGTTCGTGAACACGCTTATGTGGTTCGATTTTTTGCTTTTCGCGTTCTACGGCATTGACGCGGTCAACCGCTCTGGTCAATTGTCTTCTTTTTGCGTCGCTCAGCGCGTTTTCAATGATCAGATAACCCCGATCTTCAAATTCGAGCCGTTCGTCTTCGGTCAGGCAATGATTTAGCCAGCGTCTGTTCATGGCGTATCTCCTATTTAAGAAAAGAGTTTGGCCTTCCTTTTTTTGCGATCCAGAATATAGAATTTGATAAGCCCTATCCCGCCGATCAGACCACAGGGGATTACAATGAAGCGGTACATTGAGACCTCGTCATACCGAAGCGATGCACCGGTCGCGCCCATTGTCGCTATGACAAATGATATGTGAATGAGTTTTTGAGATAGGTTTTTATTGACAAAGGTAGAGATCAGAATCAACGCGAGCGCGGTGTGGAAAATGACAAATCCCGTATATCCGTTTCGCACGGCGAGGTCGAATTGCCAGTCATAGCGATAAATCCACACCATGAGCACATGTACCAGAATGATGAGTGCAATAGCGCGCCACAGCGCGGTCGGATGTTGTCCCCGCAGGGTGAGTACGACCACTGTGGTTAAGCCCACATATCCTGTGATCGCCAATAAAAATGTGATGAAAATTTCCGTTGTTCCCGTTCCTACCATCGAAACTATTCTCCTTTTTTTGAGATGCAATATATGGCATGATATTCTGAGAACAAGAGTGTTTCACGGGGCAGTGCATGTGTGCATTTGAAGGGCATCATGCAAAACGGGTTACGACATATTGTCATAACCCGTTGTTTTTTTTGGAGCCGCCCAGCGGACTCGAACCGCTGACCGCCTGATTACAAATCAGGTGCTCTACCAGCTGAGCTAGGGCGGCTGGTCCGTCAAAGATATACAAGTGAATGTTTTTTTGCAACCTCAAACCTGCTGAGAGAGCGGATAGCTATGGCTAAAAAAACGATGTTTTGTGTTTTTGCTCGCGTTCGTAGCGTTCGATGCCCAGTTGAATGAGGCGATCAATCAATTCCGGATAAGAAATGCCACTGGCTTCCCACAGCTTGGGATACATACTGATCCGCGTAAAGCCGGGAATGGTATTGATTTCATTTACAACAAAGGTGCCGTCATTTTTGAGAAAGAAATCCGCGCGTGCCATGCCCTCACAGCACAGGACTTGAAATGTGCGAATGGCAAGGGTCTGCACCCGTTTTATAGCTTCTTCGGATAAATTGGCGGGGATGTGTAAGATCGCGCCTTTTTCATCCAGATATTTTGCTTCGTAAGAATAAAACTCGTGCTGTGGCAAGATTTCGCCGGGGATTGAAACAATGGGTGTTTCGTTGCCCAATACCGAACATTCGATTTCTCGCCCCTCGACAAAAGCCTCGATCAGGACTTTTTTGTCGTAGCGGAATGCTTCTTTCAGCGCGGGGATTAGCGCGCTTTTGTGGTGTACCTTACTCACGCCGACCGATGAACCCAAATTTGCTGGCTTTACAAATAGGGGCAATCCCAGTTCTGAAATCACATCATCTACATCCAGATTGTCCAACTGGAATTGATGTACTGTTCGCCACGCGGCAACGGGAATATTTGCATCGCGCAATAAGCGTTTCATCACGTCTTTGTCCATTCCCACAGCCGAGCCGAGTACATCGGCACCTACATAGGGGACATCGGCCAATCTCAAAAATCCCTGTACTGTACCGTCTTCTCCCAGCGGACCGTGCAAGACGGGAAAGACCACATCGACCGAGTCGGACGCAGACTGCCCCACGAGTTCACCGCGCCCCTCTGGCATCAACGTAATCAGTGCGTTTTGATCTGCGTCAGAGAGTCCCTCCGTATTGGCTTCGGGCAATAGTTGTTCGGCTTCGTTTAAGAACCATTGGCC from the Gemmatimonadota bacterium genome contains:
- the ddlA gene encoding D-alanine--D-alanine ligase, whose product is MKKTRVGILFGGKSAEHEVSLQSARNIIDAIDKTKYEVVPIGIDKSGQWFLNEAEQLLPEANTEGLSDADQNALITLMPEGRGELVGQSASDSVDVVFPVLHGPLGEDGTVQGFLRLADVPYVGADVLGSAVGMDKDVMKRLLRDANIPVAAWRTVHQFQLDNLDVDDVISELGLPLFVKPANLGSSVGVSKVHHKSALIPALKEAFRYDKKVLIEAFVEGREIECSVLGNETPIVSIPGEILPQHEFYSYEAKYLDEKGAILHIPANLSEEAIKRVQTLAIRTFQVLCCEGMARADFFLKNDGTFVVNEINTIPGFTRISMYPKLWEASGISYPELIDRLIQLGIERYEREQKHKTSFF